A single genomic interval of Acetobacteraceae bacterium harbors:
- a CDS encoding Cof-type HAD-IIB family hydrolase — protein sequence MGQPDDQPRQENISAAKTIRLVVSDMDGTILNKEKILSEETLRAARKLTAQGIKLCLVSSRFPPGMERFRRQMGLDTPIGALNGAEIVDSQGKILSSLTLAPQTVRQACTLLQENGVDAWLYSQRDWYVTDKTAPHVQHESDVVGTPPQVVEDLSAHFHQVGKIQGVCDDAEKLEKLEREISRTLGDAASVHRSSDYYLDITPQKANKGFALQFLAAHYGFSLEEVACIGDMSNDVPMLKLGQVSIAMGNARDDVKRHAKYVTASNAEEGWAKAMAQFVLPHAPATEIDRKETP from the coding sequence ATGGGACAGCCGGATGATCAACCTCGTCAGGAAAATATCTCGGCCGCAAAGACGATCAGACTGGTCGTCTCCGACATGGATGGGACTATCCTCAATAAGGAGAAAATCCTGAGTGAGGAGACGCTGCGTGCTGCGCGGAAATTGACAGCGCAGGGGATCAAGCTTTGCCTCGTCAGTTCCCGTTTTCCGCCGGGGATGGAGAGGTTCCGTCGCCAAATGGGGCTGGATACGCCCATCGGCGCGCTCAATGGTGCTGAAATCGTCGATTCCCAGGGCAAAATCCTTTCATCATTGACACTCGCGCCGCAAACCGTTCGGCAGGCCTGCACGCTTTTGCAGGAAAACGGCGTCGATGCGTGGCTTTACAGTCAGCGTGACTGGTACGTGACGGATAAGACAGCACCACATGTCCAGCATGAGAGCGATGTTGTCGGCACGCCCCCGCAGGTCGTTGAGGATCTCAGCGCCCATTTCCATCAGGTCGGTAAAATTCAGGGCGTCTGCGATGATGCGGAGAAGCTGGAAAAGCTCGAACGGGAAATCAGCAGAACGTTGGGTGACGCGGCAAGTGTCCATCGTTCAAGCGATTATTACCTCGATATTACGCCGCAAAAGGCTAATAAGGGCTTTGCCTTGCAGTTCCTCGCCGCGCATTATGGGTTCAGTTTGGAGGAAGTTGCCTGTATCGGTGATATGAGCAATGATGTGCCGATGCTCAAGCTCGGCCAGGTCTCGATCGCCATGGGCAATGCCCGGGATGACGTCAAGCGTCACGCGAAATATGTGACCGCCAGCAATGCGGAGGAGGGCTGGGCCAAAGCCATGGCGCAATTTGTCCTCCCGCACGCACCGGCCACTGAAATAGACAGGAAGGAAACGCCATGA
- the zwf gene encoding glucose-6-phosphate dehydrogenase — MLSPTQSLRRLHKAPPGVMVIFGGGGDLTKRLLIPAIYNLDCADLLSDEFSVIVVDWVEMTSETLLAQFRKSIDDFVSKRGSSAAKLKEENWDRITGNIQYIRGSFEEESTYIRLKEALGERSAVFYLAVAARFFGSVVDLIGSTGLAQETENCSRRVIIEKPFGSDLNSAKELNARLLRSLGETQIYRIDHYLGKETVQNILALRFSNGFFEPLWNRNNIDHIQITAAETVGVERRGRFYESTGAIRDMVPNHLMQLLSMVAMEAPTSFDAEAVRNEKSKVLSAIQPVTRENAVRGQYVSGSFKNGDHAEALRGYRGEPDVSMGSETETYVAMKLRIDNWRWAGVPFYIRTGKRLRCRKTEIAIHFKQAPYALFRDTPVDKLTPNIMVLHIQPTEGVTMQFSAKVPGPSVRLGGVRMKFDYSDWFQEGPSTGYETLIYDCLIGDQTLFQRADSIEEGWRIVQPVLSQQSAEQPPLCFYAAGLDGPREADELLSSSRRKWLPLK, encoded by the coding sequence ATGCTGTCGCCAACACAGTCATTGCGCAGACTGCACAAGGCGCCTCCCGGCGTCATGGTCATTTTTGGCGGTGGCGGTGATCTCACCAAACGTCTCCTCATCCCGGCCATCTATAATCTCGATTGTGCCGATTTATTGAGTGACGAATTCTCGGTTATCGTCGTCGATTGGGTTGAAATGACGTCAGAAACGCTTCTGGCACAATTTCGGAAATCGATCGATGATTTCGTCAGTAAACGTGGTTCCAGCGCTGCCAAACTGAAGGAGGAGAACTGGGATCGCATCACGGGAAATATCCAGTATATTCGTGGATCGTTTGAAGAAGAGAGCACTTATATCCGCCTTAAAGAGGCCCTGGGTGAGCGGAGTGCTGTATTTTACTTAGCTGTTGCGGCGCGTTTCTTTGGCTCTGTTGTTGACCTTATCGGCTCAACCGGCCTCGCGCAAGAGACTGAAAATTGCTCTCGCCGCGTTATTATCGAAAAACCCTTCGGCTCTGACCTGAATTCAGCGAAAGAGCTGAATGCGCGCCTGCTGCGCTCACTCGGTGAAACGCAGATTTACCGTATTGATCATTATCTTGGTAAAGAGACGGTGCAAAACATCCTCGCCCTTCGCTTTTCGAACGGCTTTTTTGAGCCGCTCTGGAATCGCAATAATATTGACCATATCCAGATCACCGCGGCAGAGACGGTGGGGGTTGAGCGACGGGGACGCTTTTATGAAAGCACAGGTGCCATACGGGATATGGTGCCTAATCACCTGATGCAGCTCCTTTCGATGGTGGCGATGGAAGCGCCGACTTCTTTCGATGCCGAAGCCGTCCGGAATGAAAAATCGAAAGTCCTGAGCGCGATCCAGCCTGTCACGCGTGAAAATGCCGTGCGCGGCCAATATGTCAGTGGCTCCTTCAAGAATGGTGACCATGCGGAGGCGCTGCGTGGCTATCGGGGTGAGCCCGATGTTTCCATGGGGAGCGAGACGGAAACCTACGTCGCCATGAAGCTGCGGATCGATAATTGGCGTTGGGCCGGTGTTCCATTCTATATCCGCACGGGGAAGCGCCTGCGCTGCCGCAAAACTGAAATTGCCATCCATTTCAAGCAGGCGCCATACGCACTTTTCCGCGATACGCCGGTTGATAAATTGACGCCCAATATCATGGTGCTGCACATCCAACCGACGGAAGGGGTAACGATGCAGTTTTCTGCCAAAGTCCCCGGCCCCTCCGTTCGGCTTGGCGGCGTGCGCATGAAGTTTGATTACTCGGATTGGTTTCAGGAAGGGCCCAGCACGGGTTATGAGACATTGATCTATGATTGCCTGATCGGTGACCAGACATTGTTTCAACGTGCGGACTCGATTGAAGAGGGATGGCGCATCGTGCAGCCTGTGCTCAGCCAGCAAAGTGCAGAGCAGCCACCCTTATGTTTTTATGCGGCAGGTCTCGATGGCCCGCGTGAGGCCGATGAGTTGCTTTCAAGCAGTCGCCGCAAATGGCTACCGCTTAAATAG
- the gnd gene encoding phosphogluconate dehydrogenase (NAD(+)-dependent, decarboxylating), with protein sequence MQIGIIGLGRMGGNIAVRLTRHGHDVVLYDRNQAAVSRTAERAESGRGKPASSVSDVVSKLTAARKIVWVMLPAGDITEACVQELHGLLGKDDIIIDGGNSYYKDDMRRAKQLAEKGIHYVDVGTSGGVWGLERGYCMMYGGTKDSTDHIDLILKALAPGKGDVVPTTGRDRDGLDPRAEEGYLHCGPAGSGHFVKMVHNGIEYGMMQAFAEGFDIMQSKSSDVLPEDQRFDLNMADIAEVWRRGSVVSSWLLDLTADALAKNGSLSEFSGEVADSGEGRWTIEAAIEESVPAPVITASLFTRFRSRSGNNFAEKVLSAMRFGFGGHVEKK encoded by the coding sequence ATGCAAATTGGTATAATTGGTCTGGGCCGGATGGGTGGCAATATCGCGGTGCGTCTGACGCGCCACGGCCATGACGTCGTCCTTTATGATCGTAATCAGGCAGCCGTGTCCCGCACGGCGGAGCGGGCGGAATCCGGCCGTGGCAAGCCGGCGAGCAGCGTATCGGATGTCGTCAGCAAATTGACGGCAGCGCGTAAAATCGTCTGGGTGATGCTTCCTGCCGGTGACATTACCGAAGCCTGCGTGCAGGAGCTTCATGGGCTGCTCGGCAAGGACGACATCATTATTGATGGCGGCAACTCCTATTACAAAGACGATATGCGCCGTGCGAAGCAGCTGGCCGAAAAGGGCATTCACTACGTCGATGTCGGCACGTCCGGCGGCGTTTGGGGCCTTGAGCGCGGTTACTGCATGATGTACGGCGGCACGAAGGACTCAACGGATCATATCGACCTCATCCTGAAGGCCCTGGCGCCGGGTAAAGGCGATGTTGTGCCCACAACGGGGCGTGACCGTGACGGCCTCGACCCACGCGCTGAGGAAGGGTATCTGCATTGCGGTCCCGCAGGTTCCGGCCATTTCGTCAAGATGGTGCATAACGGCATTGAGTACGGCATGATGCAGGCTTTCGCAGAGGGCTTCGACATTATGCAGTCCAAGAGCTCCGACGTTCTGCCGGAAGACCAGCGCTTCGACCTCAATATGGCGGATATTGCTGAAGTGTGGCGTCGTGGCAGTGTCGTCTCCTCATGGCTGCTTGACCTGACGGCTGACGCTCTGGCGAAAAACGGCTCTTTGTCGGAATTTTCCGGTGAAGTTGCTGATTCTGGTGAGGGGCGCTGGACGATTGAGGCCGCGATTGAGGAATCCGTTCCCGCGCCCGTGATCACGGCGTCGCTTTTCACTCGGTTCCGCTCACGCTCCGGCAATAATTTTGCCGAGAAAGTTTTATCGGCCATGCGCTTCGGTTTCGGTGGTCACGTCGAGAAGAAGTAA
- a CDS encoding bifunctional transaldolase/phosoglucose isomerase codes for MGVEQKPNAGKVANVLRGMADFGQSPWLDFIQRSFTADGSLKKLVDEDGLKGVTSNPAIFEKAMGYGSDYDAQIKELLADEILSPGELYEKLAITDIRATADVMHPVFEATKGRDGYVSLEVSPYLAFETDATAGEARRLWREVGCENLMIKIPGTREGVPAFQQVTSEGISVNVTLLFSFAAYKDVLEAYLKGLETCRARGESIDKIASVASFFVSRIDGKIDAEIDRRVKEGDKDAEALKALRGKVAIANAKMAYQHYLEVIKSPRWQKLAAAGAQPQRLLWASTGTKDKAYSDVLYVDELIGKETVNTIPPATFDAFRDHGKLRASLTEDVDAARHVMDEQKRLGLNLDAVTETLVTEGCASFCDAFDKLLGAVAQKQKAMLGNKVLKQSVQLPEALKKDVTEITEDWRKAGKLRKLWARDPSVWTGGEEAKWLKWLDIVEERLAHAVELEAFAHDVRARGFTDVLLLGMGGSSLGPEVIAETFGRHANFPKLHVLDSTDPQQIKAFENAVDLKKTLFIVSSKSGGTLEPNILKAYFFAAAEKALGKAPSAHFVAVTDPGSHMEEVAKKDLFWKIFYGEKQIGGRFSVLSNFGLVPAAASGLDVNAFLRSALHAVKSAAASNPPVQNEAFQLGAILGAAATRHKQDKVTIIASPEIYDLGAWLEQLIAESTGKKGTGLVPIDDEMLGGPDVYGKDRVFAYLRLSDRASAAQDKAIKALTEAGHPVITIDLADKMAVAQAFFHWEFATAVASSVLGIDPFDQPDVEFSKVETKKLTNAFNETGKLPDETAFAKDGAFAFYADAFNAKALAGHDVGTILKAFFGRVKAGDYIGLLAYIARDKKTRAWIQDVRLTLRDHLKVATAAEFGPRFLHSTGQAYKGGPDSGVFLQITAEDHADLPVPGEKFTFGVVKAAQARGDFNVLSERGRRALRIHISGPLEAGLKALAEAISKAL; via the coding sequence ATGGGCGTCGAACAAAAGCCTAACGCGGGGAAAGTCGCAAATGTATTGCGAGGGATGGCGGATTTTGGCCAATCCCCGTGGCTTGATTTCATCCAGCGTTCGTTCACCGCAGACGGCAGCTTGAAAAAACTCGTTGACGAAGATGGACTTAAGGGTGTCACGTCGAACCCTGCAATTTTTGAAAAAGCGATGGGCTACGGCTCAGATTATGACGCGCAGATCAAGGAATTGCTTGCTGACGAGATTCTCTCCCCCGGAGAGCTCTATGAGAAACTCGCCATCACGGATATTCGCGCGACAGCCGACGTGATGCATCCGGTTTTCGAAGCGACCAAGGGCCGTGATGGTTATGTCAGCCTCGAAGTATCGCCTTACCTTGCATTTGAGACGGACGCGACCGCTGGCGAAGCCCGCCGCCTATGGCGTGAGGTCGGGTGCGAAAATCTGATGATCAAAATCCCCGGCACGCGTGAGGGCGTCCCTGCTTTTCAGCAGGTGACGTCGGAAGGGATCAGCGTCAATGTCACGCTGCTCTTCTCCTTCGCCGCCTATAAGGATGTGCTGGAAGCCTATCTTAAAGGGTTGGAAACCTGTCGTGCGCGCGGTGAGTCGATTGATAAGATCGCCAGCGTTGCGTCCTTCTTCGTCAGCCGTATTGACGGCAAAATTGACGCTGAGATTGATCGTCGCGTCAAGGAAGGCGATAAAGATGCCGAGGCCCTCAAGGCGCTGCGCGGCAAAGTGGCAATCGCCAATGCGAAAATGGCATATCAGCATTATCTTGAGGTCATCAAATCACCGCGCTGGCAGAAGCTTGCCGCGGCGGGGGCGCAGCCTCAGCGTTTGCTCTGGGCGTCGACAGGCACGAAAGACAAAGCTTATTCTGACGTGCTTTACGTTGATGAACTGATTGGCAAGGAAACGGTCAATACCATTCCGCCCGCCACATTTGACGCTTTCCGTGACCATGGCAAACTGCGCGCGAGCCTCACGGAAGATGTCGATGCTGCTCGCCATGTGATGGATGAGCAGAAGCGTCTCGGCCTGAACCTTGATGCGGTGACGGAAACACTCGTGACGGAAGGCTGTGCCTCTTTCTGTGACGCTTTCGATAAGCTGCTCGGCGCTGTTGCGCAGAAGCAGAAGGCGATGCTCGGTAACAAGGTGTTGAAACAATCCGTTCAACTTCCTGAAGCGCTGAAAAAAGATGTCACGGAAATCACCGAAGACTGGCGTAAAGCAGGCAAGCTTCGCAAGCTGTGGGCGCGTGATCCGTCTGTCTGGACGGGCGGTGAGGAAGCAAAATGGCTCAAATGGCTCGATATTGTTGAGGAGCGTCTTGCGCACGCAGTAGAGCTTGAAGCTTTCGCGCATGATGTGCGGGCACGGGGCTTCACCGATGTGCTTCTCCTCGGTATGGGCGGGTCAAGCCTCGGGCCGGAAGTGATCGCCGAGACATTTGGCCGTCACGCCAATTTCCCGAAACTGCATGTCCTCGATAGTACGGACCCGCAGCAGATCAAAGCGTTTGAAAACGCGGTTGATCTCAAGAAAACATTGTTCATCGTGTCCTCCAAATCCGGTGGGACGCTGGAGCCGAATATCCTGAAAGCCTATTTCTTCGCCGCGGCGGAGAAGGCTCTCGGCAAGGCACCTAGCGCACATTTCGTCGCGGTGACCGATCCGGGCTCCCACATGGAGGAAGTCGCGAAGAAAGATCTTTTCTGGAAGATCTTCTATGGCGAAAAGCAGATTGGGGGGCGTTTCTCCGTTCTCTCGAATTTCGGGCTGGTTCCGGCGGCGGCGAGTGGGCTTGATGTCAACGCCTTCTTGCGTTCAGCCCTCCATGCTGTTAAATCCGCCGCTGCGAGCAACCCGCCAGTGCAAAATGAGGCCTTCCAGCTTGGCGCCATCCTTGGTGCCGCGGCAACGCGTCACAAGCAGGATAAAGTCACGATTATAGCCTCACCGGAGATTTATGATCTTGGTGCCTGGCTGGAGCAGCTCATCGCCGAGTCAACGGGCAAGAAGGGCACGGGTCTCGTGCCGATTGATGATGAGATGCTTGGTGGCCCCGATGTTTACGGGAAGGATCGCGTCTTCGCCTATCTCCGCTTAAGCGATAGGGCTTCGGCGGCGCAGGATAAGGCGATCAAGGCGCTTACTGAGGCGGGTCACCCCGTCATCACCATCGACCTCGCGGATAAAATGGCGGTCGCGCAGGCTTTCTTCCATTGGGAGTTTGCAACGGCAGTCGCGAGCTCCGTGCTCGGTATTGACCCGTTTGACCAACCGGATGTTGAATTCAGCAAGGTTGAGACGAAGAAGCTCACGAACGCTTTCAATGAAACGGGCAAATTGCCGGATGAGACAGCTTTCGCGAAAGATGGCGCTTTTGCCTTCTATGCGGATGCGTTCAACGCCAAAGCTTTGGCGGGTCACGATGTGGGGACGATCCTCAAGGCCTTCTTCGGTCGGGTCAAAGCAGGCGATTATATCGGCTTGCTTGCCTATATCGCGCGTGATAAAAAGACACGGGCCTGGATTCAGGATGTGCGGCTGACGCTGCGTGATCACCTTAAAGTGGCGACGGCTGCCGAGTTTGGCCCCCGCTTCCTGCATTCGACGGGGCAGGCTTATAAAGGCGGCCCGGATAGCGGTGTCTTCCTGCAGATCACGGCTGAAGATCACGCTGATCTTCCCGTGCCGGGTGAAAAATTCACTTTCGGTGTCGTCAAGGCAGCGCAGGCACGCGGTGATTTCAACGTGCTGTCCGAACGCGGCCGCCGTGCCTTGCGTATCCACATAAGTGGGCCGCTGGAGGCCGGTCTGAAGGCGCTCGCGGAGGCGATCAGCAAAGCGTTGTAA
- the tkt gene encoding transketolase, translated as MRSLSNQVAYNAQAGSGGAGSGDIAQLTINTIRTLSMDAVQKANSGHPGTAMALAPAMYALWQHELKYDPQQPLWPARDRFVLSIGHASVLLYSTIFLTGIRDVAHGKVVDRPSLTVKDIEQFRQLNSKTPGHPEYRFTSGVETTTGPLGQGCGNSVGMAIAEKHIQATHGRPGFEDLFSHYVYTFCGDGDMMEGVASEAASTAGHLGLGNLIWLYDSNQISIEGSTEITFTEDVGKRFEGYKWHVQTLSDANDVNAIRKALEAARQVKDCPSLIILKTVIGYGAPKKAGTAAAHGEPLGAEEIAGAKKAYGWPSTEPFYVPDGVQDHFKQGLGKRGAEAYAAWTKKFAEYTAKYPDEAEQLKAIFEHRLPKDWDKDLPKWEADPKGVASRASSGKVINAIAKNVPWMIGGSADLSPSTKTNLTFDGAGSFQPAQWNGSYAGRNLHFGVREHAMGAICNGIALSGIRPYCSGFLIFSDYMKAPIRLSAIMELPVIYIFTHDSIGVGEDGSTHQPIEQLAQLRATPGLMTIRPADANEVDAAWRTIMPLTEKPAVLILSRQNLPTIDRSKYAPAENLSKGAYVLACCGSKPDVILMASGSEVGLVVEVYEKLIAEGVKVRVVSFPSFDLFEEQDQAYKDSVLPPDVKGRVAVEQAAAFGWDRYAGLGGDIIAMNSFGASAPLSALLTKFGFTPEKVYEAALKQSKRK; from the coding sequence ATGCGTTCTTTAAGTAACCAAGTCGCGTACAACGCGCAGGCGGGCTCCGGCGGCGCCGGTTCAGGTGATATCGCGCAGCTGACGATCAACACCATCCGAACCCTCTCCATGGATGCCGTCCAGAAAGCCAATTCCGGCCATCCCGGCACGGCCATGGCACTCGCCCCGGCAATGTATGCCCTTTGGCAGCATGAACTCAAATACGACCCCCAGCAACCGCTTTGGCCTGCGCGGGACCGTTTTGTCCTGTCAATCGGCCATGCTTCCGTTCTGCTTTACTCAACCATCTTCCTGACCGGCATTCGTGATGTCGCGCATGGCAAGGTGGTTGATCGCCCGTCTCTGACCGTCAAGGATATTGAGCAGTTCCGTCAGCTCAATTCCAAAACGCCGGGCCATCCGGAATATCGCTTCACGTCAGGCGTTGAAACCACGACCGGTCCGCTGGGACAGGGCTGCGGTAATTCCGTCGGTATGGCGATTGCTGAGAAACACATTCAGGCGACGCACGGCCGTCCCGGCTTTGAGGATCTTTTCAGCCATTACGTCTATACGTTCTGCGGCGATGGCGATATGATGGAGGGTGTTGCCTCCGAAGCGGCGTCAACAGCCGGTCATCTTGGCCTTGGTAATCTGATCTGGCTTTATGACAGCAACCAGATCTCCATTGAAGGCTCGACGGAAATCACGTTTACGGAAGATGTAGGCAAACGCTTCGAGGGTTACAAATGGCATGTCCAGACTCTCAGCGACGCGAATGATGTCAACGCCATCCGCAAGGCGCTTGAGGCCGCGCGTCAAGTCAAGGATTGCCCCAGTCTGATCATCCTCAAGACGGTCATTGGTTACGGCGCCCCTAAAAAGGCGGGCACGGCGGCGGCCCACGGTGAGCCCCTCGGTGCGGAAGAAATTGCCGGTGCCAAAAAAGCCTATGGCTGGCCGTCAACGGAGCCTTTCTATGTGCCCGATGGCGTGCAGGACCATTTCAAGCAGGGTCTTGGCAAGCGCGGTGCAGAAGCCTACGCAGCCTGGACGAAGAAATTTGCTGAATATACGGCGAAATATCCGGATGAGGCTGAGCAGCTCAAGGCGATTTTTGAGCATCGTCTGCCGAAAGATTGGGATAAGGATCTCCCGAAATGGGAAGCGGATCCCAAGGGTGTTGCCTCACGCGCCAGCTCTGGTAAGGTCATCAACGCCATCGCGAAAAACGTGCCCTGGATGATCGGTGGTTCCGCCGATCTCTCCCCTTCCACCAAGACGAATCTGACATTTGATGGGGCAGGGAGCTTCCAGCCAGCGCAATGGAATGGCAGCTATGCGGGCCGCAACCTTCATTTCGGTGTGCGTGAACATGCGATGGGCGCCATCTGCAATGGTATCGCCCTTTCCGGCATCCGTCCTTATTGCTCAGGCTTCCTGATCTTCTCTGACTACATGAAGGCACCAATCCGTCTCTCCGCCATCATGGAGCTGCCGGTGATCTACATCTTCACCCATGACTCCATCGGTGTTGGTGAAGACGGTTCGACGCACCAGCCGATTGAGCAGCTCGCCCAGTTGCGCGCAACGCCGGGCCTGATGACGATCCGGCCTGCCGATGCCAATGAAGTGGACGCGGCCTGGCGCACGATCATGCCGCTGACGGAGAAGCCGGCCGTGCTAATCCTGAGCCGTCAGAACCTGCCGACGATTGATCGCAGCAAATATGCGCCTGCGGAAAATCTCTCGAAGGGTGCTTATGTCCTGGCATGTTGCGGGTCGAAACCGGATGTGATCCTGATGGCGTCCGGGTCGGAAGTGGGCCTGGTTGTTGAGGTCTATGAGAAGCTGATTGCGGAGGGCGTCAAGGTCCGCGTCGTCTCCTTCCCGTCATTCGACTTGTTTGAAGAGCAGGATCAGGCTTATAAAGACAGCGTATTACCTCCTGATGTTAAGGGACGTGTTGCTGTTGAGCAGGCGGCTGCTTTCGGGTGGGACCGGTATGCAGGGCTGGGTGGCGATATCATCGCCATGAACAGCTTTGGCGCTTCAGCCCCGCTCAGCGCGCTACTGACCAAATTTGGCTTCACGCCTGAAAAGGTTTACGAGGCTGCCCTCAAACAGTCTAAACGGAAGTAA
- a CDS encoding ankyrin repeat domain-containing protein, whose product MTDEQIAALFLDAAREGDLNTIKQFIDAGMEIDAADSRGHTALIVATYKNRYDAAVLLRHHGAKVDAEDRKGATALSGIAFKGHERVARLLLEHGAKIDHQNHLGRTPLMFALMFERHDIVKLLLEHGADLDLKDVDGVCARDLAHSRTELTRTDERDFRSETDRT is encoded by the coding sequence TTGACTGACGAGCAGATTGCCGCGCTATTTCTCGATGCTGCGCGTGAGGGTGACCTGAACACCATCAAACAATTTATCGATGCCGGTATGGAGATCGACGCGGCGGATAGTCGCGGACACACAGCGTTGATCGTTGCGACTTATAAAAACCGTTACGATGCGGCGGTGCTTTTGCGGCATCATGGCGCCAAGGTGGATGCTGAAGACAGGAAAGGCGCGACTGCCTTAAGCGGGATCGCCTTTAAGGGGCATGAGCGCGTGGCGCGCCTGCTGCTTGAGCATGGTGCGAAAATCGACCATCAAAACCATCTGGGCCGAACACCTTTAATGTTCGCCTTGATGTTTGAGCGCCATGATATCGTCAAACTTCTCCTCGAACATGGCGCTGATCTCGACCTTAAAGATGTGGACGGCGTCTGCGCGCGTGACCTCGCCCATTCACGGACTGAACTGACCCGGACAGATGAACGGGATTTCCGTTCCGAAACGGATCGGACGTAA
- a CDS encoding response regulator transcription factor, which produces MRLLLVENDCGESVSALKTFHQGGFTVDHAGSGFDAIEMLQHYDYDLAIIDLSIDDLDGCDVIRRVRRARVETPIIVTSQGSSARDKIATFNAGADDFIERPYDDEELIARLHAVARRSRGFSTAVITLGNLTIDLNAKSAFASGVSIPLTGKEYAILELLVLRRGTILTKDAFLNHLYGGRDEPEMKIIDVFICKLRRKLQEHGIGNLIGTVWGRGYVLMEEFQPVSRVINPQPSSLINA; this is translated from the coding sequence ATGCGCCTCCTTCTAGTCGAAAATGATTGTGGCGAGAGTGTTTCAGCGCTGAAAACCTTTCACCAAGGCGGGTTTACCGTGGACCACGCGGGGAGCGGTTTCGACGCGATTGAAATGCTACAACATTATGATTATGACCTCGCCATCATTGATCTCTCGATCGATGACCTTGACGGTTGCGATGTCATACGCCGTGTCCGCCGCGCACGCGTTGAAACGCCGATTATCGTGACGTCGCAGGGCAGTTCCGCCCGGGATAAGATTGCGACATTCAATGCCGGTGCGGATGATTTTATTGAACGACCTTATGATGATGAAGAATTGATCGCACGTCTCCATGCGGTCGCAAGACGGTCGCGCGGTTTCAGCACGGCTGTCATTACCCTGGGTAATCTGACAATTGACCTTAACGCCAAGAGCGCTTTTGCTTCCGGCGTCTCCATTCCGCTTACAGGTAAAGAATACGCGATCTTAGAGCTTCTTGTGCTTCGGCGCGGCACGATCCTCACCAAGGATGCTTTCCTGAATCATCTTTATGGCGGACGTGATGAGCCTGAGATGAAGATTATCGACGTCTTCATCTGTAAGCTGCGTCGCAAATTGCAGGAACACGGTATTGGTAATCTCATCGGCACTGTCTGGGGACGCGGCTACGTGCTGATGGAGGAATTCCAACCTGTTTCCCGCGTCATAAACCCGCAACCATCGTCGCTCATCAACGCCTAG